The Yersinia intermedia genome window below encodes:
- the pflB gene encoding formate C-acetyltransferase, translating to MKIDVDVDNKKYTDAWLGFSGNNWHREINVRDFIQQNYQPYEGDESFLSGATPATQKLWEQVMEGIRLENATHAPVDFDDDIATTITAHNAGYIEQRLEKIVGLQTDKPLKRALHPFGGINMVQSAFDAYGREMNTNFKYIFTDLRKTHNQGVFDVYSPEMLKCRKSGILTGLPDGYGRGRIIGDYRRIALYGIAYLVRERELQFADLQPQLEQGIELESVIRLREELAEHRHALLQIQTMAARYGCDISGPTKNAQEAIQWLYFGYLAAVKSQNGGAMSLGRTATFLDIYIERDLANGVLSEQQAQELIDHFIMKIRMVRFLRTPEFDSLFSGDPIWATEVLGGMGLDGRTLVTKNTFRYLNTLETMGPAPEPNLTILWSEALPQAFKRYAANVSIQTSSLQYENDDLMRPDFNSDDYAIACCVSPMVIGKQMQFFGARANLAKTLLYCINGGMDEKLKIQVGPKCAPMTDDVLDYERVMASLNVFMDWLAVQYISALNLIHYMHDKYSYEASLMALHDRDVYRTMACGIAGLSVAADSLSAIKYAKVKPVRDADGLAVDFAIEGEYPQYGNNDERVDSIACDLVERFMKKISKLPTYRNAVPTQSILTITSNVVYGQKTGNTPDGRRDGMPFAPGANPMHGRDRKGAVASLTSVSKLPFKYAKDGISYTFSIVPAALGKDSAVRNNNLVGLLDGYFHHDESMEGGQHLNVNVMNRDMLLDAIEHPENYPNLTIRVSGYAVRFNALTPEQQQDVVSRTFTNTL from the coding sequence ATGAAGATTGATGTTGATGTAGATAATAAAAAATATACCGATGCATGGCTCGGATTTAGCGGGAACAATTGGCACCGCGAAATTAATGTCAGAGATTTTATCCAGCAGAACTATCAGCCTTATGAAGGTGATGAGTCGTTTCTCTCCGGGGCCACCCCTGCGACCCAAAAATTATGGGAACAGGTTATGGAGGGTATTCGTTTGGAGAATGCGACTCATGCGCCGGTAGATTTTGATGATGATATTGCCACCACCATCACTGCCCATAACGCGGGTTACATTGAACAGCGGCTGGAAAAAATCGTCGGACTACAGACCGATAAACCGCTGAAGCGTGCGTTACACCCTTTTGGCGGTATTAACATGGTACAAAGCGCATTTGACGCCTATGGCCGTGAGATGAATACCAACTTCAAATATATCTTCACTGATTTACGTAAAACCCATAATCAAGGTGTATTCGACGTCTATTCGCCTGAGATGCTGAAATGTCGTAAATCCGGCATTTTGACCGGCCTGCCGGATGGCTATGGACGAGGGCGCATTATTGGCGACTATCGGCGTATCGCACTTTACGGCATTGCCTATCTGGTGCGAGAACGTGAGCTACAGTTCGCCGATTTACAGCCACAACTTGAGCAAGGTATTGAGTTGGAAAGTGTGATTCGCCTGCGCGAAGAACTGGCTGAACATCGTCACGCGTTGTTGCAGATTCAAACGATGGCTGCCCGCTACGGTTGCGATATCTCCGGTCCGACCAAAAATGCTCAAGAAGCCATTCAGTGGCTCTATTTTGGTTATCTGGCCGCAGTGAAATCGCAAAATGGAGGTGCGATGTCACTGGGCCGCACCGCGACATTCCTCGATATTTATATTGAGCGCGATTTAGCCAACGGGGTGCTGAGCGAGCAGCAAGCGCAGGAGCTTATTGATCACTTCATCATGAAGATTCGCATGGTGCGCTTCCTGCGGACACCTGAGTTCGATTCGCTGTTCTCCGGTGATCCGATTTGGGCTACGGAAGTGCTGGGCGGAATGGGCCTGGATGGCCGAACCCTAGTGACCAAGAATACTTTCCGTTATCTCAACACGTTGGAAACCATGGGGCCAGCGCCGGAGCCGAATTTAACCATTTTATGGTCGGAGGCGTTGCCACAGGCGTTTAAGCGTTATGCGGCCAATGTCTCGATCCAGACATCTTCGTTGCAGTATGAAAATGACGATCTGATGCGGCCAGATTTTAATAGCGACGATTATGCGATTGCCTGCTGTGTCAGTCCGATGGTGATCGGCAAGCAGATGCAGTTCTTTGGTGCGCGCGCCAATCTGGCTAAAACGCTGCTGTATTGCATCAATGGTGGCATGGATGAAAAACTCAAAATTCAGGTCGGCCCGAAATGTGCCCCTATGACCGATGATGTTCTGGACTATGAGCGGGTGATGGCTAGCCTCAATGTGTTTATGGATTGGTTAGCGGTGCAATATATCAGCGCCCTGAATCTCATCCATTATATGCATGACAAATACAGCTACGAAGCGTCACTGATGGCACTACATGATCGCGATGTCTATCGCACCATGGCTTGTGGTATCGCCGGGCTTTCGGTGGCGGCGGATTCGCTTTCAGCGATTAAATACGCCAAGGTTAAACCTGTCCGTGATGCCGATGGGCTGGCTGTCGATTTTGCTATTGAGGGCGAATATCCTCAGTACGGTAACAACGACGAGCGTGTCGACAGTATTGCTTGTGATTTGGTTGAGCGTTTTATGAAGAAAATCAGCAAGCTGCCAACCTATCGCAATGCCGTGCCGACGCAGTCAATTCTGACTATTACCTCTAATGTGGTGTATGGGCAGAAAACGGGTAATACACCCGATGGCCGGCGCGACGGTATGCCATTTGCACCAGGTGCCAACCCGATGCATGGACGTGATCGCAAAGGGGCCGTGGCATCACTCACTTCTGTCAGTAAGTTGCCATTCAAATATGCCAAAGATGGGATTTCTTACACGTTCTCGATTGTCCCTGCGGCCTTAGGCAAGGACTCGGCGGTGCGTAATAATAATCTGGTCGGTCTGTTGGATGGCTATTTCCACCATGATGAGTCGATGGAAGGTGGGCAGCATCTTAATGTCAATGTCATGAACCGTGACATGCTACTGGATGCCATCGAACATCCAGAAAATTACCCGAACCTCACCATCCGTGTTTCTGGTTATGCAGTACGTTTTAACGCCCTGACGCCAGAGCAGCAACAGGATGTGGTCTCCCGTACTTTCACCAACACGTTATAA
- the tdcD gene encoding propionate kinase, protein MTLNPTVLVINCGSSSIKFSVLTAHNCEAVISGIADGIGTEKPFLRIDRVTQFQLAKWNYVDALAAIADELEKRGLNKSISLIGHRIAHGGEIFSESVLIDDWVVAEIKKVSPLAPLHNYANLHGVEAARQLFPGIKQVAVFDTGFHQTLKPEAYLYALPYRYFREQGVRRYGFHGTSYRYVAGLAASFFGFDGSDCGLIIAHLGNGASVCAVQDGKSVDTSMGMTPLDGLVMGTRSGDVDFGALAYLARQTGKSLEDLDHMLNKESGLLGISGLSADMRTLEKAYHEGHEAARLAIHTFVHRLTRHIGGHISSLRRFDGLILTGGIGENSSLIRQLTLEHLAVFGIDVDHGKNNRLQHGTSHVITTARSRVVAAVIPTNEEKMIALDAVRLGYTQQSAAVPEAVF, encoded by the coding sequence ATGACATTAAATCCTACAGTTTTGGTTATTAATTGTGGTTCATCATCTATTAAATTTTCAGTGCTGACAGCCCACAATTGTGAAGCGGTAATCTCCGGGATTGCCGATGGTATTGGTACTGAAAAACCTTTTTTGCGGATTGATAGAGTCACTCAATTTCAATTGGCTAAATGGAATTACGTTGATGCATTGGCAGCGATTGCCGATGAGCTGGAAAAGCGTGGCCTTAATAAATCAATTTCGCTGATTGGCCACCGTATTGCCCATGGTGGTGAAATATTCAGTGAATCGGTGCTGATTGATGATTGGGTAGTGGCGGAAATCAAAAAGGTTTCACCACTGGCCCCACTGCATAACTACGCCAATTTGCATGGTGTTGAGGCGGCACGTCAGTTATTTCCTGGCATCAAACAAGTTGCCGTATTTGATACCGGTTTTCATCAAACATTAAAACCGGAGGCTTATCTCTATGCGTTACCTTACCGCTATTTCCGCGAGCAGGGGGTACGACGTTATGGTTTTCATGGTACGTCGTATCGCTATGTGGCAGGGCTTGCCGCGAGTTTCTTCGGATTTGACGGGAGCGACTGCGGCCTGATTATCGCTCATTTGGGGAATGGTGCGTCTGTCTGCGCGGTTCAGGACGGCAAAAGCGTCGATACATCGATGGGCATGACCCCATTGGACGGTTTGGTCATGGGAACACGCAGTGGTGATGTGGACTTTGGCGCACTGGCATATCTGGCGCGCCAGACCGGAAAAAGTTTGGAAGACCTGGATCATATGCTTAATAAGGAGTCCGGTTTATTGGGGATCTCTGGTCTGTCCGCTGATATGCGGACGTTGGAGAAAGCCTATCACGAGGGGCATGAAGCGGCGCGTCTGGCGATACATACCTTTGTGCACCGCCTTACACGACATATTGGCGGGCATATTAGTTCGCTGCGTCGCTTCGACGGCCTGATTCTGACCGGGGGGATTGGCGAAAATTCATCGCTTATCCGTCAGTTAACGCTGGAGCATCTGGCCGTTTTTGGTATCGACGTCGATCACGGTAAAAACAACCGGCTACAGCATGGAACCTCCCACGTCATCACTACCGCACGCTCACGGGTCGTTGCCGCAGTGATCCCCACCAATGAAGAAAAAATGATTGCGCTCGATGCCGTCCGCCTCGGCTACACACAACAGAGCGCAGCGGTTCCCGAGGCTGTTTTTTGA
- the tdcC gene encoding threonine/serine transporter TdcC: protein MDIDNAITTTTTIETKTWRKSDTTWTLGLFGTAIGAGVLFFPIRAGFGGLIPILIMLVLAYPIAFLCHRALARLCLSGSNCSGNITETVEEHFGKTGGVVITFLYFFAICPLLWIYGVTITNTFMTFWEHQLQLAPLNRGVVALALLLLMAAVIYFGKDLMVKVMSFLVFPFITCLVLISLSLIPYWNASVIEQVDLSQISLLGHDGILVTVWLGISIMVFSFNFSPIVSSFVVSKREEYEPEFGRDFTEKKCSQIISKASMLMVAVVMFFAFSCLFTLSPQNMAEAKAQNIPVLSYLANHFSAMSGSKSTFSITLEYAASLIALVAIFKSFFGHYLGTLEGLNGLIIKFGYQGDKTKISGGKLNLVSMFFIMGSTWVVAYLNPNILDLIEAMGAPIIASLLCLLPMYAIHKLPSLARFRGRPENYFVTLVGLLTIFNIVYKLI, encoded by the coding sequence ATGGATATCGATAATGCTATTACAACCACTACCACAATCGAAACAAAAACGTGGCGCAAATCAGATACAACCTGGACTTTGGGATTATTTGGCACAGCAATAGGGGCAGGCGTTTTATTCTTTCCAATTCGCGCGGGTTTCGGCGGTTTAATTCCTATTTTAATTATGTTGGTGTTGGCTTATCCCATCGCCTTTCTCTGTCATCGGGCGTTGGCTCGTTTATGTTTATCCGGCAGTAACTGTTCAGGCAATATTACGGAAACAGTGGAAGAACACTTCGGTAAAACCGGTGGTGTGGTCATTACCTTCCTCTATTTTTTCGCCATTTGTCCATTGCTGTGGATTTACGGCGTAACCATCACCAATACTTTTATGACCTTCTGGGAACATCAACTCCAACTGGCTCCGCTAAACCGTGGTGTAGTGGCACTGGCGTTGCTGTTGCTGATGGCCGCAGTGATTTACTTCGGTAAAGATCTGATGGTTAAGGTGATGAGTTTTCTGGTATTTCCGTTTATTACTTGTCTGGTATTGATTTCACTTTCACTGATCCCTTACTGGAATGCCTCGGTTATTGAGCAGGTGGATTTGAGCCAGATTTCTCTGCTAGGGCACGATGGCATACTGGTGACCGTGTGGCTGGGTATTTCCATCATGGTGTTCTCTTTCAACTTCTCGCCGATTGTCTCTTCTTTCGTGGTCTCAAAGCGCGAAGAATATGAACCGGAGTTTGGCCGTGATTTTACTGAGAAAAAATGCTCTCAGATTATTAGTAAGGCCAGCATGTTGATGGTGGCTGTGGTGATGTTCTTTGCCTTTAGCTGCCTGTTTACGCTGTCGCCGCAAAATATGGCAGAAGCTAAGGCACAAAATATTCCAGTGCTGTCTTATCTGGCTAACCATTTTTCTGCCATGTCCGGTAGCAAATCGACTTTCTCCATTACGTTGGAATATGCCGCTTCACTGATTGCGTTGGTCGCTATTTTTAAATCCTTCTTCGGACATTATCTCGGTACGTTGGAAGGTCTTAATGGCCTGATTATTAAGTTCGGCTACCAGGGTGATAAAACTAAAATATCCGGTGGCAAACTTAATCTGGTCAGTATGTTCTTTATCATGGGATCAACCTGGGTGGTGGCTTATCTCAACCCAAATATCCTTGATTTAATTGAAGCCATGGGTGCGCCAATTATCGCCTCACTGCTGTGCCTGCTGCCTATGTACGCTATCCATAAACTGCCTTCTCTGGCCCGTTTCAGAGGCCGGCCAGAAAACTATTTTGTTACCCTCGTCGGTCTGCTGACCATCTTCAACATCGTCTACAAATTAATATAA
- the tdcB gene encoding bifunctional threonine ammonia-lyase/L-serine ammonia-lyase TdcB yields MKIYSNLPITLNDVIDAQKRLRGHIYKTGLARSNYLSERCHGEIFLKFENMQRTGSFKIRGAFNKLSSLSEEERRQGVVACSAGNHAQGVSLSCAMLGINSKVVMPNCAPKSKIAATSEYSAQVVLHGENFNDTIAKASEIIEMENRIFIHPFDDEKVIAGQGTIGLEILEDLYDVDNVIVPIGGGGLIAGIALAIKSINPTINIIGVQSENVHGMAASYYSGSITNHRKTGTLADGCDVARPGTLPFEIVKTLVTDIVLVSEDEIRKSMIDLIQRNKIITEGAGALASAALLSGKLTDYITGKKTVSIISGGNIDLSRVSQITGLGSIS; encoded by the coding sequence ATGAAAATTTACAGTAACTTACCTATAACTCTCAATGATGTAATTGATGCACAAAAACGATTGAGAGGGCATATCTACAAAACAGGATTAGCGAGGTCGAATTATCTGAGTGAACGCTGTCATGGCGAGATTTTTCTGAAGTTTGAGAACATGCAACGTACCGGTTCATTCAAAATTCGCGGGGCATTCAATAAGCTCAGCTCACTCAGCGAAGAGGAGAGAAGGCAAGGGGTTGTGGCCTGTTCGGCGGGTAATCATGCACAAGGCGTTTCTTTATCCTGTGCCATGTTGGGGATTAACAGCAAGGTGGTGATGCCAAATTGCGCCCCTAAATCAAAAATTGCAGCGACCAGTGAATATTCTGCGCAGGTGGTGCTACATGGTGAGAATTTCAACGATACCATAGCAAAAGCCAGCGAAATTATTGAAATGGAAAACCGTATCTTTATTCATCCTTTCGATGATGAAAAAGTGATTGCTGGTCAGGGTACTATCGGGCTGGAAATACTCGAAGATCTCTATGATGTCGATAATGTGATTGTCCCTATTGGTGGCGGTGGGCTAATTGCCGGTATCGCGCTGGCAATTAAATCTATTAATCCAACCATTAATATTATTGGCGTCCAGTCAGAGAATGTTCACGGCATGGCGGCATCTTATTATAGCGGCAGCATTACTAACCATCGTAAAACCGGTACGCTTGCCGATGGCTGTGATGTGGCTCGCCCAGGTACGCTACCTTTTGAAATCGTCAAAACATTGGTTACCGATATTGTACTGGTCAGTGAAGATGAAATAAGAAAAAGTATGATTGACCTTATTCAACGTAACAAGATTATTACCGAAGGTGCAGGTGCATTAGCATCCGCAGCATTATTAAGCGGCAAACTAACAGATTATATTACCGGCAAAAAGACCGTCAGCATTATATCCGGCGGCAATATTGATTTATCGCGCGTATCACAAATAACGGGATTAGGCAGTATTTCGTAA
- a CDS encoding ABC-F family ATP-binding cassette domain-containing protein → MTTLLSAKSVGYDNTFGPLLAEISFGLKKGDRIGLIGHNGCGKSTLLKILSGDLPATAGTINTANQCLMARVEQHLPAALDDCTLLDAVLNHLPNSLHQPERWQAEVLLVSLGFDEPTWTLTAGTLSGGQHTRLLLARALIRQPDLLLLDEPSNHLDLPTLLWLEQFLLNWGGSFVLVSHDRSLLDRVTNSTWILRDKNLQFIRLPCTQARQALAEKDISDSHRRLAEQKEIDRVAKSAKRLAIWGSVYDNEKLARKAKQMEKQVDRLKDDQTQVTAGNQWQLRLNGEALAADRVLALSDLRVRPAAQAPVLFELAQFRVKSGDRVALVGRNGCGKSSLLHCLWRAFSQPETADVGVTFHPRVRVGYYDQSLQQLRDEDTLSEALTSFAPLTEDQRKMALIGAGFPYLRHQQQVSTLSGGERSRLLFIGLTLANYSLLLLDEPTNHLDMEGKEELANTLKTFSGAVLLVSHDRTLIEQSCNRFWLIDKQRLEEWHHLEPVYAILADKPASVSVPASTFEPESIMLVESEEEQLLAELLELESKLKQDLARKFKHQKPELQCQWRQQIAQLNTLLDLM, encoded by the coding sequence ATGACCACATTACTTTCTGCAAAATCTGTCGGTTACGACAACACTTTCGGCCCACTGCTGGCTGAGATTTCCTTCGGCCTGAAAAAAGGTGACCGCATTGGTTTGATAGGCCATAACGGTTGTGGAAAAAGTACTCTGCTGAAAATCCTCAGCGGTGATCTTCCCGCCACGGCCGGTACTATCAATACCGCTAACCAGTGCCTGATGGCTCGGGTTGAACAACATCTCCCTGCCGCCTTAGATGATTGCACCTTACTGGATGCGGTGCTCAATCACCTCCCCAATAGCCTGCATCAACCAGAACGTTGGCAAGCAGAGGTTTTGCTCGTCAGCTTGGGGTTTGATGAACCCACTTGGACACTGACTGCCGGTACGTTAAGTGGTGGTCAGCATACGCGCCTATTGCTGGCACGAGCACTGATCCGCCAGCCAGATTTGCTGCTATTGGATGAACCCAGTAACCACCTGGATTTACCTACCCTGCTGTGGCTGGAGCAGTTTCTCCTGAATTGGGGTGGCAGTTTTGTACTGGTTTCACATGATCGCAGTTTGCTGGATCGTGTGACCAACAGTACCTGGATTTTGCGGGACAAGAATCTGCAATTTATCCGCCTGCCTTGCACTCAGGCACGGCAGGCATTGGCGGAGAAAGATATCTCGGACAGTCATCGCCGTTTAGCCGAACAAAAGGAAATTGATCGGGTAGCAAAAAGCGCCAAGCGACTGGCCATCTGGGGCAGCGTGTATGACAACGAAAAGCTGGCGCGTAAGGCTAAACAAATGGAGAAGCAGGTCGATCGCCTCAAGGATGATCAAACTCAGGTTACCGCCGGTAATCAGTGGCAATTGCGCCTAAATGGCGAAGCTCTGGCGGCAGACCGAGTGCTGGCACTCTCAGATTTACGGGTTCGACCAGCGGCTCAGGCACCGGTGCTATTTGAATTGGCACAATTTCGGGTCAAAAGCGGTGATCGCGTCGCACTGGTAGGCCGCAATGGCTGCGGTAAATCTTCTCTGTTGCACTGCCTATGGCGGGCCTTTAGCCAACCAGAGACCGCCGACGTGGGAGTGACGTTCCATCCTAGGGTACGTGTGGGCTATTACGACCAAAGTCTGCAACAACTGCGTGATGAAGACACTCTATCTGAGGCTTTAACCTCCTTTGCACCTTTGACCGAAGATCAGCGAAAAATGGCGTTGATCGGTGCCGGATTCCCCTATCTTCGGCATCAGCAGCAGGTTAGCACCTTGAGTGGTGGCGAGCGTTCACGCTTGTTATTTATCGGCCTGACACTGGCTAACTACTCATTGCTACTGCTTGATGAACCGACTAACCATCTTGATATGGAAGGTAAAGAAGAGCTGGCAAATACGCTGAAAACCTTCAGTGGTGCGGTGTTGCTGGTTTCCCATGACCGTACATTGATTGAACAAAGCTGCAATCGTTTTTGGTTAATCGATAAGCAGCGGTTGGAAGAGTGGCACCATCTAGAACCGGTCTATGCCATTTTGGCCGATAAACCTGCATCAGTTTCTGTGCCCGCCTCCACATTCGAACCTGAGTCGATAATGTTAGTGGAAAGTGAAGAAGAGCAGTTGTTGGCTGAGTTGTTGGAATTGGAAAGTAAGCTGAAACAGGATCTGGCACGTAAGTTCAAGCATCAGAAGCCAGAGCTGCAATGCCAGTGGCGACAACAGATAGCGCAATTAAACACCTTACTTGATTTGATGTAA
- the hemP gene encoding hemin uptake protein HemP, with protein MDKQLSKAPNLNDEPAVEYSTVNKPLSITSEQLLGELGVAFIVHQGEYYQLRQTKAGKLILTK; from the coding sequence ATGGATAAACAGTTGAGCAAAGCACCGAATTTGAACGACGAACCTGCTGTCGAGTATTCGACGGTAAATAAGCCCCTGTCTATCACCAGCGAACAACTGCTGGGAGAGCTCGGTGTCGCCTTTATCGTTCATCAAGGTGAATATTATCAACTGCGCCAAACCAAGGCCGGCAAACTAATACTGACCAAATAA
- a CDS encoding TonB-dependent hemoglobin/transferrin/lactoferrin family receptor: protein MPRFISDRFRWSPLSLAIACTLPLTVQAADTTATSTSSKKHTTDTMVVTATGNERSSFEAPMMVTVIESSSPTSETATSAADMLRKIPGLTVTGSGRVNGQDVTLRGYGKQGVLTLVDGIRQGTDTGHLNATFLDPALVKRVEVVRGPSALLYGSGALGGVISFETVEAADLLLAGQNTGYRVYSSAATGDHSFGLGASAYGRTDDVDGILSFGTRDIGNIRQSNGFEAPNDETISNVLAKGTWHIDPIQSLSANLRYYNNNAIEPKNPQTSAASSSNVITNRSTIQRDAQLSYHLKPLDQEWLNATARVYYSEVAINARPQGSAEEGRKQTTEGGKLENRTRLFTDSIASHLLTYGTEAYKQEQTPGGATTSFPQADIRFGSGWLQDEITLRDLPVSILAGTRYDNYSGSSEGYADVDADKWSSRGAVSVTPTDWLMLFGSYAQAFRAPTMGEMYNDSRHFPGNYWVPNPNLKPETNETQEYGFGLRFNDLLMAEDDLQFKASYFDTNAKDYINMTVSRRTTSSVNIDRAKIWGWDATMSYKTALFNWDLAYNRTRGKNQSTNEWLESISPDTITSVVDIPVANSGFALGWIATFADRSQPLSTGKRQAGYGLNDFYVSYKGQQQLKGVTTTVVLGNAFDKEYYAPQGVPQDGRNAKLFVSYQW from the coding sequence ATGCCTCGTTTCATTTCTGACCGTTTCCGTTGGTCCCCACTCAGTTTGGCAATCGCTTGCACACTGCCTTTGACCGTTCAAGCGGCGGATACCACTGCCACGTCGACAAGCAGTAAAAAGCACACCACCGATACCATGGTAGTTACTGCAACAGGTAATGAGCGCAGTAGCTTTGAAGCACCGATGATGGTAACCGTGATTGAAAGTAGCTCACCGACCAGTGAGACCGCTACCTCTGCGGCAGATATGCTGCGCAAAATACCGGGGCTGACCGTCACCGGCAGCGGGCGTGTCAACGGTCAGGATGTGACACTACGTGGCTACGGCAAGCAAGGCGTGTTAACGCTGGTTGATGGCATTCGCCAAGGTACCGATACTGGCCATCTGAACGCCACTTTCCTCGATCCGGCACTGGTAAAACGCGTTGAAGTGGTGCGTGGCCCATCTGCCCTGCTGTACGGCAGTGGCGCATTAGGTGGCGTTATCTCTTTTGAAACAGTCGAGGCCGCTGACTTGCTGTTAGCGGGCCAAAATACCGGTTACCGCGTTTACAGCTCTGCGGCTACCGGTGATCACAGTTTTGGTCTGGGTGCCAGTGCCTATGGCCGCACCGATGATGTTGATGGCATTCTCTCTTTCGGTACCCGTGATATCGGCAATATCCGCCAGAGTAATGGTTTTGAGGCACCGAATGACGAAACCATCAGTAATGTGCTGGCAAAAGGAACCTGGCATATTGACCCGATTCAGTCACTGAGTGCCAATCTGCGCTATTACAACAACAACGCAATAGAACCTAAAAATCCACAAACCAGCGCAGCTTCAAGCAGTAATGTCATAACCAATCGTTCAACGATCCAACGTGATGCCCAACTCAGTTACCACCTTAAACCACTGGATCAGGAGTGGTTGAATGCCACCGCACGGGTTTACTACTCTGAAGTGGCAATCAATGCACGGCCACAAGGTTCAGCCGAAGAGGGGCGTAAACAAACCACGGAAGGTGGAAAGCTGGAAAACCGGACGCGTTTGTTTACCGACAGCATTGCATCACACCTGCTGACTTACGGCACAGAAGCCTATAAACAAGAGCAAACACCGGGAGGCGCGACGACCAGCTTCCCACAAGCAGATATCCGGTTTGGCTCCGGCTGGCTACAAGATGAAATCACCTTACGCGATCTGCCAGTGTCCATTTTAGCCGGTACCCGTTATGACAACTATAGCGGCAGCAGTGAAGGCTATGCCGACGTCGATGCTGACAAATGGTCATCACGCGGCGCAGTTAGCGTTACCCCCACGGACTGGTTGATGCTGTTTGGCTCCTATGCCCAAGCTTTCCGCGCACCAACTATGGGTGAAATGTACAACGATTCACGGCATTTCCCCGGCAACTATTGGGTACCGAATCCAAACCTAAAACCGGAAACCAATGAAACCCAAGAGTACGGATTTGGCTTACGTTTCAATGATTTGCTAATGGCTGAAGACGATCTGCAATTCAAGGCCAGCTACTTCGATACCAACGCGAAAGACTACATCAACATGACTGTTTCGCGCAGGACCACATCATCAGTGAATATCGACCGGGCAAAAATTTGGGGTTGGGATGCCACCATGAGCTACAAAACAGCCCTGTTTAACTGGGATCTGGCCTATAACCGTACCCGGGGTAAAAATCAGAGCACCAATGAATGGCTCGAATCCATTAGCCCGGATACTATCACCAGCGTAGTCGATATCCCGGTTGCCAACAGTGGATTCGCGCTGGGTTGGATTGCCACATTTGCTGACCGTTCCCAGCCGTTAAGCACCGGTAAACGTCAGGCCGGTTATGGTCTCAATGATTTTTATGTCAGCTACAAAGGCCAGCAACAACTGAAAGGTGTCACGACAACCGTGGTACTGGGTAACGCATTCGACAAAGAGTACTACGCCCCCCAAGGGGTGCCACAAGATGGCCGCAACGCGAAGCTGTTCGTGAGTTACCAGTGGTAA
- a CDS encoding hemin-degrading factor, with product MSKSIYEQYIQAKAENPGKYARDLATLMGISEAELTHSRVGQDAKRLQGDARALLNALEAVGEAKAITRNTYAVHEQMGRYQNQHLNGHAGLILNPRELDLRLFLNQWASAFTLSEETSHGMRHSIQFFDQQGDALHKVYATEHTDMVAWQAVLAKFITATNPTLPLEPPSTPDVTEPAVNNATVDTEWRAMTDVHQFFQLLKRNNLTRQQAFRAVGDDLAYRVDNSSLTQLLNIAQQDQNEIMIFVGNRGCVQIFTGLIEKVTPYQGWINVFNKRFTLHLIETAIAESWITRKPTKDGFVTSLELFAADGSQLAQLYGQRTEGKPEQNQWREQVSRLTHKDIAA from the coding sequence ATGAGCAAATCTATATATGAGCAATACATACAAGCCAAAGCAGAGAATCCGGGTAAATATGCACGTGATTTAGCAACATTGATGGGCATATCAGAAGCGGAACTGACCCATAGCCGCGTGGGCCAGGATGCAAAACGTTTACAAGGTGATGCTCGCGCCCTGCTGAACGCATTGGAAGCGGTGGGTGAAGCCAAGGCTATTACCCGCAACACCTATGCCGTACATGAACAAATGGGCCGTTACCAGAATCAACATCTGAATGGTCATGCCGGCTTAATCCTTAACCCGCGAGAATTGGATTTACGGTTGTTCCTCAATCAGTGGGCCAGCGCATTCACGCTGTCAGAAGAGACATCCCACGGCATGCGCCATAGTATCCAGTTCTTCGACCAGCAGGGCGATGCGCTACATAAAGTGTATGCCACCGAACACACGGATATGGTGGCTTGGCAAGCCGTGCTGGCGAAGTTTATTACCGCAACAAACCCCACCTTGCCATTAGAGCCACCAAGTACACCTGACGTAACCGAACCTGCGGTTAATAATGCCACCGTGGATACCGAATGGCGTGCCATGACCGATGTGCACCAATTCTTCCAGTTACTTAAGCGCAATAATCTGACCCGTCAGCAAGCTTTCCGCGCCGTCGGTGATGATCTCGCCTATCGTGTTGATAACAGCTCACTGACACAACTGTTGAATATCGCCCAGCAGGATCAGAACGAAATCATGATTTTTGTGGGTAACCGTGGTTGTGTGCAAATTTTCACCGGTTTAATAGAGAAAGTAACCCCGTATCAAGGCTGGATTAACGTTTTCAACAAACGCTTTACGCTGCATCTGATTGAAACGGCGATTGCTGAAAGCTGGATCACCCGTAAACCGACCAAGGATGGGTTTGTCACCAGCCTGGAGCTGTTTGCCGCCGATGGTAGCCAACTGGCTCAACTTTACGGTCAGCGCACCGAAGGGAAACCAGAACAAAATCAATGGCGTGAGCAGGTATCCCGCTTGACCCATAAGGATATCGCCGCATGA